One Pseudomonas sp. MH9.2 DNA segment encodes these proteins:
- a CDS encoding amidohydrolase family protein gives MKVIDMRCRPAYLHDFFGATPGSPEYATARWLNRRVGTRGNDEHFARSLTPEGFLDEVRDAGLSKAVVVGRHTPSQHLPNDLIHVIVQGHDELLGIGSIDPALQGIDGAITEIDRAINRLGLVGIDLEPGFGAPARHPDDALYWPIYEHLDQRGIPLFLMSGPTTPDPAFNNPGHLAKVAQAFPQLSIVCYHGYWPNVQQAIGVAFRYPNIYLVPDMYLFQPGSEAYVQASNGFLADQLLFGSSYPFRPIRQSIDDAQALGFNASALDKLLYGNAARLFGL, from the coding sequence ATGAAAGTCATCGATATGCGCTGCCGGCCGGCGTACCTCCATGACTTCTTCGGTGCCACACCCGGCTCCCCGGAATACGCCACCGCACGTTGGCTCAATCGCCGAGTGGGCACTCGCGGCAACGATGAGCACTTCGCCCGCTCGCTGACGCCCGAGGGTTTCCTCGACGAAGTACGCGATGCTGGGCTGAGCAAGGCGGTGGTGGTCGGCCGTCACACCCCTAGCCAGCATCTGCCCAACGATCTGATCCACGTCATCGTTCAGGGCCATGACGAACTGCTCGGCATCGGCAGTATCGACCCCGCGCTGCAAGGCATCGACGGTGCTATTACCGAAATCGACCGTGCGATCAACCGGCTCGGACTGGTTGGCATCGACCTGGAGCCGGGCTTCGGGGCGCCTGCTCGTCATCCGGACGATGCGCTGTATTGGCCGATCTACGAACACCTGGACCAGCGCGGCATCCCCCTGTTCCTGATGAGCGGCCCGACCACCCCCGACCCGGCGTTCAACAACCCTGGGCACCTGGCAAAAGTCGCCCAGGCGTTCCCGCAACTGTCCATCGTCTGCTACCACGGCTACTGGCCGAACGTGCAGCAGGCCATCGGCGTCGCCTTCCGCTACCCGAACATTTATCTGGTGCCGGACATGTACCTGTTCCAGCCCGGCAGCGAAGCCTATGTCCAGGCGTCTAACGGTTTTCTTGCTGACCAGTTGCTGTTTGGCTCGTCCTACCCGTTCAGGCCGATTCGCCAGTCCATCGACGACGCCCAGGCCCTCGGTTTCAACGCATCAGCACTCGACAAGCTGCTTTATGGCAACGCCGCAAGGCTGTTCGGACTGTAA
- a CDS encoding acyl-CoA dehydrogenase family protein: MSSHQPLNPLSLGTDYEQLAARFRPIFARIAEGAVERERNRVLPFEQIKWLKEAGFGAVRIPVEHGGAGASLPQLVQLLIELAEADSNLPQALRGHLAFVEDRLNAHATSAQDVWFKRFVAGELVGNAWTEVGGVRIGQVITRVSRQGEQWVVNGTKYYSTGSLFADWIDLYAQRDDNGADVIAAVRVQQPGVRQSDDWDGFGQRTTGSGTSVFENAVVEEENIIDFSTRFKYQTAFYQLTLLAVLVGSGRAAVRDIAEEVRTRTRIFSTGNASSASADAQVQQVVGKASAQVYAAEAAAIRAAHASQRAYVTRYGKDEQAERDANIAAELESAQAQVAIAELVLRATSDLFNALGASATSTTKQLDRHWRNARTTASHNPLIYKERIIGDWEINGTEPPYVWQIGGGSKQTA; encoded by the coding sequence ATGTCTAGCCATCAACCGTTAAACCCGCTGTCGCTTGGTACCGATTACGAGCAGCTCGCTGCGCGCTTCAGGCCGATTTTCGCGCGTATTGCCGAAGGCGCGGTGGAGCGTGAACGCAACCGAGTGCTGCCCTTCGAGCAGATAAAATGGCTGAAAGAGGCCGGTTTCGGCGCTGTGCGCATCCCGGTTGAACACGGCGGAGCCGGTGCCTCGCTGCCACAACTGGTCCAGTTGCTGATCGAGCTGGCCGAGGCCGACTCCAATCTGCCGCAGGCGCTGCGTGGTCACCTGGCCTTTGTCGAGGACCGTCTTAACGCCCACGCCACAAGCGCCCAGGACGTCTGGTTCAAACGCTTCGTCGCCGGTGAACTGGTCGGCAACGCCTGGACCGAGGTGGGCGGCGTGAGGATCGGCCAGGTCATCACCCGCGTCAGCCGTCAGGGCGAGCAGTGGGTCGTGAATGGCACCAAGTACTACAGCACCGGCAGTCTCTTCGCCGACTGGATCGACCTGTATGCCCAGCGCGATGACAACGGTGCCGATGTGATCGCTGCTGTCAGGGTCCAGCAACCGGGCGTCCGTCAGAGCGACGACTGGGACGGCTTCGGTCAGCGCACCACCGGCAGCGGAACGTCGGTATTCGAGAACGCCGTGGTCGAAGAAGAGAACATCATCGACTTCTCCACCCGCTTCAAATACCAGACAGCCTTCTATCAACTGACGCTGCTGGCCGTGCTGGTGGGTTCCGGTCGCGCTGCCGTGCGCGACATCGCCGAGGAAGTGCGCACGCGTACGCGCATCTTCAGCACGGGCAACGCGTCGTCCGCCAGCGCAGATGCTCAGGTCCAACAAGTCGTGGGCAAGGCGTCGGCCCAGGTCTACGCCGCCGAAGCAGCTGCAATCCGGGCCGCGCACGCCTCGCAGCGGGCCTACGTCACCCGCTATGGCAAGGACGAGCAAGCGGAACGCGATGCCAACATCGCCGCAGAGCTGGAGTCTGCCCAGGCGCAGGTGGCGATCGCCGAGCTGGTGCTGCGCGCCACCAGCGACCTGTTCAATGCACTGGGCGCATCGGCCACCAGCACCACCAAGCAACTCGACCGGCACTGGCGCAATGCCCGCACAACGGCGTCGCACAATCCGCTGATCTACAAGGAGCGCATCATCGGCGACTGGGAGATCAACGGCACCGAGCCGCCTTATGTCTGGCAGATCGGAGGGGGCAGCAAACAGACTGCCTGA
- a CDS encoding acyl-CoA dehydrogenase family protein codes for MTAAERDERGGTPKAERDALRDSGLLALSIPREFGGTGASWSEALNIVREFAKVDSSIAHVFGFQHLMLATVRLFARPDQWQPLLEQTARKNWFWGNALNPLDTRTIATRFDGWREFSGTKSFCSGSSDSDMLIASALDESSSGKLLIATIPTDRAGITLHGDWNNMGQRQTDSGSASFERVRVEDNELLLDPGPLSTHFSSLRPLLAQLTFVNLFLGISEGAFEQARDYTVNEARPWFKADVSKAVDDPYVLAHYGEFWAGLEAVRALAERANTRFDHAWNKAEDLEAEERAQLALAIGSAKVYATRIGLDVCNRLFEVTGARATNASRRFDRYWRNLRTQTLHDPVDYRIRELGEWALKQTPPTPSFYS; via the coding sequence ATGACCGCTGCCGAGCGTGACGAACGCGGCGGCACCCCCAAGGCCGAGCGCGACGCCCTGCGTGATAGCGGCTTGCTTGCCCTCAGCATTCCCCGCGAGTTCGGCGGCACGGGTGCCAGCTGGAGCGAAGCCCTGAATATCGTTCGCGAGTTCGCCAAAGTCGACAGCTCCATCGCTCATGTCTTTGGCTTCCAGCACCTGATGCTGGCCACCGTGCGTCTGTTCGCCAGGCCAGATCAATGGCAACCCTTGCTGGAACAGACCGCCCGCAAGAACTGGTTCTGGGGCAACGCCCTCAATCCTCTGGACACCCGCACGATAGCGACCCGTTTCGACGGCTGGCGCGAGTTCTCCGGCACCAAAAGTTTCTGTTCCGGCTCCAGCGACTCCGACATGCTGATCGCCTCGGCGCTGGATGAAAGCTCCAGTGGCAAGCTGCTGATTGCGACCATTCCCACCGACCGTGCCGGCATCACTCTGCATGGCGACTGGAACAACATGGGCCAACGCCAGACCGACAGCGGCAGCGCCAGCTTTGAACGCGTGCGGGTCGAGGATAACGAACTGCTCCTCGACCCGGGCCCGTTGAGTACGCACTTTTCCAGCCTGAGGCCATTGCTCGCGCAACTGACCTTCGTCAACCTGTTCCTGGGAATCTCCGAAGGCGCCTTCGAACAGGCTCGCGACTATACGGTTAATGAGGCGCGCCCCTGGTTCAAGGCCGATGTCAGTAAAGCCGTTGACGACCCGTACGTGCTGGCCCACTACGGGGAATTCTGGGCGGGGCTGGAGGCCGTTCGCGCACTGGCCGAACGGGCCAATACACGGTTCGACCACGCCTGGAATAAAGCCGAGGACCTGGAAGCCGAGGAACGCGCGCAACTGGCCCTCGCCATCGGCAGCGCCAAAGTCTACGCCACGAGAATCGGCCTGGACGTGTGCAACCGTTTGTTCGAAGTCACCGGCGCACGCGCGACCAACGCGTCGCGGCGCTTCGATCGCTACTGGCGCAACCTGCGCACGCAGACCCTGCACGACCCTGTGGACTATCGCATCCGCGAACTCGGCGAGTGGGCGTTGAAGCAGACCCCGCCTACTCCCAGTTTTTATTCCTGA
- a CDS encoding LLM class flavin-dependent oxidoreductase has product MASRIILNAFDMTCVSHQAAGTWRHPESQAWKYKDLDYWVDLAKLLERGYFDSLFIADVVGVYDVYRGSVETSLIDADQVPVNDPFFQVPAMATVTKHLGFGVTSALTYEQPYALARKFSTLDHLTKGRVAWNVVTSYLNSAAVNLGLKQQISHDERYDIADEFLDVTYKLWEGSWDEDAVLRDREKGIFTDPSKVHPIGHKGKYFDVPGIHLSEPSPQRTPVIFQAGASTRGRAFAAKHAEGVFISPATPEQAREVSDDIRNRAVEAGRTRDSLKIFTLLTVITAESDEAAQAKYQEYLGYSNGEGMLSFYGGWTGIDFSEYDPDQPLEAIDNDSIRSVLELLATADPHRKWTPRDIIKHRSIGGLGPVLVGGPKTVADELERWVDVGGIDGFNLAYAITPGSFVDFVEYIVPELQRRGRVRTSYEGSTLRENLLDSDSAYAAADHPAAQYRGAFKNGANATDQTKPSKFSNLT; this is encoded by the coding sequence ATGGCATCTCGCATTATTCTCAATGCATTCGACATGACGTGCGTTAGCCACCAGGCCGCTGGCACTTGGCGTCACCCAGAAAGCCAAGCGTGGAAATACAAGGACCTCGACTACTGGGTCGACCTGGCGAAGTTGCTCGAGCGCGGTTATTTCGACTCGCTGTTCATCGCCGATGTCGTGGGTGTCTATGACGTTTATCGGGGCTCGGTGGAAACCTCGCTGATTGATGCCGATCAAGTGCCAGTGAACGACCCGTTCTTTCAGGTACCGGCCATGGCCACCGTGACCAAACACTTGGGTTTCGGTGTGACCTCCGCGCTGACCTACGAGCAGCCGTATGCCCTTGCGCGCAAGTTCTCCACCCTTGACCACCTGACCAAAGGCCGCGTGGCCTGGAACGTCGTGACCTCCTACTTGAACAGCGCGGCGGTCAATCTCGGCCTCAAGCAGCAGATCTCCCACGACGAACGCTATGACATCGCCGACGAGTTTCTGGATGTCACCTACAAACTGTGGGAGGGTTCCTGGGATGAAGACGCGGTGCTGCGCGACCGTGAGAAAGGCATCTTCACCGACCCGAGCAAGGTTCACCCCATCGGCCACAAAGGCAAGTATTTCGACGTGCCCGGCATCCACCTGTCCGAGCCGTCGCCGCAACGCACCCCGGTAATTTTCCAGGCCGGCGCTTCCACCCGTGGTCGCGCCTTTGCCGCCAAGCATGCCGAAGGCGTGTTCATCAGCCCGGCCACTCCAGAACAGGCGCGGGAGGTCTCCGATGACATCCGCAACCGCGCCGTAGAGGCAGGCCGGACACGCGATTCGCTGAAAATATTCACGCTGCTTACGGTGATCACTGCCGAAAGCGATGAGGCTGCGCAAGCCAAATACCAGGAATACCTGGGCTACAGCAATGGCGAAGGTATGTTGTCGTTCTACGGCGGCTGGACCGGCATCGACTTCTCCGAGTACGACCCGGATCAACCGCTGGAAGCCATCGACAACGACAGCATTCGCTCGGTACTGGAACTGCTCGCCACTGCCGACCCACACCGTAAATGGACACCGCGCGACATCATCAAGCACCGCAGCATTGGCGGCCTTGGCCCCGTACTGGTGGGTGGCCCGAAAACCGTGGCCGATGAACTGGAACGTTGGGTGGATGTCGGCGGTATCGACGGTTTCAACCTGGCCTATGCCATCACACCCGGATCGTTTGTGGACTTCGTCGAGTACATCGTCCCCGAATTGCAACGCCGGGGGCGTGTGCGCACCTCGTATGAGGGCAGCACCTTGCGAGAAAACCTGCTCGACAGCGACTCGGCGTACGCCGCGGCCGACCACCCTGCCGCTCAGTATCGAGGTGCGTTCAAGAACGGGGCAAACGCCACCGACCAGACCAAACCGTCCAAGTTTTCCAACCTGACCTGA